A section of the Citrobacter farmeri genome encodes:
- the rcnR gene encoding Ni(II)/Co(II)-binding transcriptional repressor RcnR — MSHTIRDKQKLKARTSKIQGQVVALKKMLDEPHECAAVLQQIAAIRGAVNGLMREVIKGHLTEHIVHQGDEEKREEDLDVVLKVLDSYIK; from the coding sequence ATGTCACATACCATCCGGGATAAACAGAAACTTAAAGCCCGAACCAGCAAAATTCAGGGGCAGGTCGTTGCGCTGAAGAAAATGCTCGACGAACCTCATGAGTGTGCCGCAGTCCTGCAACAGATCGCTGCGATACGCGGGGCAGTGAATGGATTAATGCGGGAAGTGATTAAAGGGCATCTGACCGAACATATCGTTCATCAGGGCGATGAAGAGAAGCGGGAAGAAGATCTGGACGTGGTTCTGAAGGTTCTGGACTCCTATATAAAATAG
- a CDS encoding nickel/cobalt efflux protein RcnA encodes MGEFSTLLQQGNAWFFIPSAILLGVLHGLEPGHSKTMMAAFIIAIKGTIKQAVMLGLAATLSHTAVVWLIALGGMYISQAFTAESVEPWLQLISAFIILGTASWMFWRTWQGERNWLTGMQHDEHDHQHDHHDHHEHHDHAHHDHEHEHHHDHGNLAGLAEGSKAWQDAHERAHASDIQRRFHGKEVTNGQILLFGLTGGLIPCPAAITVLLICIQLKAFTLGATMVLCFSLGLAITLVTVGVGAAVSVHQVAKRWSGFNALARKAPYFSSLLIGLVGLYMGIHGYMGIVHAS; translated from the coding sequence ATGGGTGAATTTTCAACACTTCTTCAGCAAGGTAACGCGTGGTTTTTCATTCCCAGCGCAATTCTTCTCGGTGTGCTGCATGGACTGGAACCCGGACACTCGAAAACGATGATGGCGGCATTCATCATCGCCATTAAAGGGACGATCAAGCAGGCGGTGATGCTGGGACTCGCGGCAACGCTATCCCATACCGCCGTGGTCTGGCTGATCGCACTCGGTGGCATGTATATCAGTCAGGCATTTACCGCAGAGTCCGTGGAACCCTGGCTGCAACTCATTTCCGCGTTCATTATTCTGGGCACTGCGTCATGGATGTTCTGGCGGACGTGGCAGGGGGAGCGAAACTGGCTCACCGGGATGCAGCATGATGAGCACGACCATCAACATGATCATCATGACCACCACGAACACCATGATCATGCGCATCACGATCACGAGCACGAGCATCATCACGACCACGGTAATCTGGCAGGACTGGCGGAGGGATCGAAAGCCTGGCAGGACGCCCATGAACGCGCACATGCCAGTGATATTCAGCGTCGTTTTCACGGCAAAGAGGTGACCAATGGGCAAATCTTGCTGTTCGGTCTGACAGGCGGACTGATCCCCTGCCCGGCGGCGATTACCGTATTGCTGATTTGCATCCAGTTGAAAGCTTTTACGCTCGGCGCAACGATGGTGCTCTGCTTTAGCCTGGGACTGGCTATTACGCTGGTGACCGTCGGCGTCGGTGCTGCGGTTAGCGTTCATCAGGTTGCCAAACGCTGGAGTGGATTCAACGCACTGGCAAGAAAAGCCCCCTATTTTTCCAGTCTGTTGATCGGTCTGGTCGGATTGTATATGGGCATTCATGGCTATATGGGAATTGTTCACGCCTCCTGA
- the kduI gene encoding 5-dehydro-4-deoxy-D-glucuronate isomerase: MDVRQSIHSAHAKTLDTQGLRKEFLVEKVFVADEYTMVYSHIDRIIVGGIMPVAKTVSVGGEVGKQLGVTYFLERRELGVINIGGAGTITVDGQCYEIGHRDALYVGKGAKEVVFASVDSATPAKFYYNCAPAHTTYPTKKVTPADVAPVTLGDNLTSNRRTINKYFVPDVLETCQLSMGLTELAPGNLWNTMPCHTHERRMEVYFYFNMEEDTCVFHMMGQPQETRHIVMHNEQAVISPSWSIHSGVGTKAYTFIWGMVGENQVFDDMDHVAVKDLR, translated from the coding sequence GTGGACGTAAGACAAAGTATTCACAGCGCGCACGCCAAAACACTGGATACCCAGGGGCTACGCAAGGAGTTTTTGGTTGAGAAAGTGTTCGTGGCTGACGAATACACGATGGTTTACAGCCACATTGACCGCATTATCGTCGGCGGCATTATGCCGGTGGCAAAAACGGTCTCCGTCGGCGGCGAAGTGGGTAAACAACTCGGTGTAACCTATTTCCTGGAACGTCGCGAACTGGGTGTGATCAACATCGGTGGCGCAGGCACCATCACCGTCGACGGTCAGTGCTATGAGATCGGTCACCGCGATGCGCTGTATGTGGGTAAAGGGGCAAAAGAAGTGGTCTTCGCCAGCGTGGATAGCGCGACGCCAGCCAAGTTCTACTACAACTGCGCGCCAGCGCATACCACGTACCCAACCAAAAAAGTGACGCCTGCCGATGTTGCGCCTGTGACCTTAGGCGACAATCTCACCAGCAATCGTCGTACCATCAATAAATATTTCGTGCCGGATGTGCTGGAGACCTGCCAGCTGAGCATGGGGCTTACCGAATTGGCGCCGGGCAATCTGTGGAACACGATGCCGTGCCACACCCATGAGCGCCGCATGGAAGTGTACTTTTATTTCAATATGGAAGAAGACACCTGCGTCTTCCATATGATGGGGCAGCCTCAGGAAACGCGTCATATTGTCATGCACAATGAACAGGCGGTTATTTCACCAAGCTGGTCGATTCACTCCGGCGTGGGCACCAAAGCCTATACCTTCATTTGGGGCATGGTCGGTGAAAACCAGGTCTTTGATGACATGGACCACGTAGCGGTGAAAGATCTGCGCTAG
- a CDS encoding LysR family transcriptional regulator produces the protein MRYSPEALTAFVETVSCGSFSAAARRLRKSQSTISTAIAHLEADLGVQLFDRSSRQPVLTEEGKKVLSYVQAILSASERLDEVALSLSGETEARLTFVLSDTLHPDVLEELMVQFDRQFPHTEFECLIGEDVDVIDLLQKERAQVGLIEARDHYPTDIGATRLPMQTWMGLYVAASHPLAKAKKLQWDQLHTWRELRLNTYIDHGAQLARGPVWSAPNYLLLLSMAVQGFGWCALPCALVEEFAAEKPLVQLDIPGWPKAIAIDLLWSKKSPPGAAGSWLRYHLQQGRVPG, from the coding sequence ATGCGTTATTCACCTGAAGCCTTAACCGCCTTTGTCGAGACGGTTTCCTGTGGTTCCTTCTCGGCCGCGGCTCGCCGACTGCGTAAAAGCCAATCCACTATCAGCACGGCGATCGCCCACCTTGAAGCCGATCTTGGCGTTCAACTTTTTGATCGTTCCTCGCGTCAACCGGTGCTGACAGAAGAAGGAAAGAAAGTACTCAGCTACGTTCAGGCGATTCTGTCGGCCAGCGAGCGTCTTGATGAGGTGGCGCTTTCGCTGTCTGGCGAAACCGAAGCGCGCCTGACGTTTGTGCTCTCAGACACCCTGCACCCCGATGTGCTGGAGGAACTGATGGTGCAGTTTGATCGCCAGTTTCCGCATACCGAGTTTGAGTGCCTGATTGGTGAAGATGTCGACGTCATCGATCTGCTGCAAAAAGAGCGTGCGCAGGTCGGTTTGATTGAAGCCAGAGACCACTATCCCACCGATATTGGTGCGACGCGCTTGCCGATGCAGACGTGGATGGGACTCTATGTCGCCGCTTCCCATCCCCTAGCGAAAGCGAAAAAACTGCAGTGGGATCAGTTGCACACCTGGCGTGAGTTACGCCTTAACACCTACATCGATCATGGTGCTCAGCTTGCCCGTGGTCCGGTGTGGTCCGCGCCGAACTATTTGCTGTTGTTGAGTATGGCTGTACAGGGTTTTGGCTGGTGTGCGCTTCCCTGTGCGTTGGTGGAGGAGTTCGCGGCGGAAAAACCGCTGGTGCAACTGGACATACCGGGGTGGCCCAAAGCCATTGCGATCGATCTGCTCTGGAGTAAAAAATCACCGCCCGGCGCGGCAGGGAGCTGGTTGAGATACCATTTACAGCAAGGCCGTGTCCCTGGCTGA
- a CDS encoding multidrug/biocide efflux PACE transporter yields the protein MQHNAVQRRSLLERVFHAVCFEGIATAILAPTTAWLMQRSVLEMGGLTILLATTAMIWNIIYNALFDRFWPSHLVKRTAKVRAFHALGFESGFIVIGVSIVAYVLNVSLIQAFTLEIGFFLFFLPYTMFYNWAYDTLRIRVVKRREQRVTA from the coding sequence ATGCAACACAATGCGGTTCAACGTCGTTCGTTACTGGAGCGTGTTTTCCACGCTGTCTGTTTTGAAGGGATTGCCACGGCGATCCTGGCACCGACTACGGCCTGGTTGATGCAGCGATCGGTACTGGAAATGGGCGGACTGACGATCCTGCTGGCGACCACGGCGATGATCTGGAACATCATCTACAACGCGCTGTTTGACCGTTTCTGGCCTTCACATCTGGTGAAGCGAACAGCGAAAGTGCGTGCGTTTCATGCGCTGGGGTTTGAAAGCGGCTTTATTGTCATCGGCGTGAGTATCGTGGCGTACGTGTTGAACGTCAGCCTGATTCAGGCCTTTACGCTGGAGATTGGCTTCTTCCTGTTCTTCCTGCCCTACACCATGTTCTACAACTGGGCCTATGACACGTTACGCATACGCGTTGTGAAGCGTCGCGAACAGCGCGTGACCGCCTGA
- a CDS encoding helix-turn-helix transcriptional regulator — MGLDVKLKNLTCSSCTLHCKIMPEKSPRLQYCANACFCMWPEESIYFNKGVIEGILNNNHNARLSGYIFVDFSISFLRLFLDIEWIEYLASTRMGIILISDRNMQSLANYWRKKHPAISAIIYHDDGLDVANEKIRQVFIGRHLSFTKGNTLTQMEFTILGHMVAGSNPHQIAQLLGMDIRSVYAYKQRIEKRMGGRINSLFIHSHPVSGDKSSYPLLLKETDGTAVHLHRRR, encoded by the coding sequence ATGGGGCTGGACGTTAAATTAAAGAATTTGACATGCAGCAGTTGTACCTTGCATTGTAAAATAATGCCCGAAAAATCACCCCGCTTACAGTATTGTGCCAATGCTTGTTTTTGCATGTGGCCAGAAGAAAGCATTTATTTTAATAAAGGGGTAATTGAAGGGATTCTAAATAATAATCACAACGCCAGGCTTAGTGGCTATATTTTTGTGGATTTTTCTATCAGCTTTTTACGCCTGTTTCTGGATATAGAGTGGATAGAATATCTCGCAAGTACACGCATGGGCATTATTCTGATAAGCGATCGTAACATGCAGTCGCTCGCCAACTACTGGCGTAAAAAGCATCCTGCGATTTCCGCCATCATTTACCACGATGACGGACTGGATGTTGCCAATGAGAAGATCAGGCAGGTGTTCATCGGGCGGCATTTGTCGTTCACCAAAGGGAATACGTTGACGCAGATGGAGTTCACCATCCTGGGCCATATGGTTGCAGGCAGTAATCCGCACCAGATCGCTCAACTGTTGGGTATGGATATCCGCAGCGTCTACGCCTACAAGCAAAGAATTGAGAAAAGAATGGGTGGACGAATCAATTCGTTGTTTATTCACTCGCATCCGGTCTCTGGCGATAAGTCATCTTATCCGCTGTTGCTGAAAGAAACGGATGGTACAGCAGTGCATTTGCATAGACGCAGATGA
- a CDS encoding fimbria/pilus periplasmic chaperone: MRTSHRYRPFISGCLFLFFATCCSQVHASITMTGTRIIYNGAAKSTDVHLKNKDAIPYVVQSWFDNGNMADGPDKSAQVPFIATPPAFRIQPGEGQVIRIIYTQGKALPQDRESLVYFNFMQIPPANAGQSASQTEKQNSLLIMLRNRVKLFYRPAGLVGDPQKMLENLQVKRISGNKELAISIKNNQPYFVTVAALQPGGSSQIQHPKNDMISPFASETFHFPRAADAQRVRITLINDQGARISADYPL; this comes from the coding sequence ATGCGAACCTCTCACCGCTATCGTCCGTTTATTTCAGGCTGCCTGTTTCTTTTTTTCGCTACCTGCTGTAGCCAGGTGCATGCCAGTATTACGATGACAGGAACGCGTATTATTTATAATGGTGCGGCGAAATCTACCGATGTGCACCTGAAAAATAAAGATGCCATTCCCTATGTTGTCCAGAGCTGGTTCGATAACGGCAATATGGCCGATGGCCCGGATAAATCGGCGCAGGTTCCGTTTATTGCCACGCCTCCGGCATTTCGTATTCAGCCTGGAGAAGGACAAGTTATTCGTATTATTTACACCCAGGGGAAAGCGTTACCGCAGGACAGGGAATCACTGGTTTATTTTAATTTCATGCAGATCCCCCCCGCCAATGCCGGACAATCAGCAAGCCAAACCGAAAAACAAAACAGTCTGCTGATTATGTTGCGCAATCGGGTCAAACTTTTTTATCGCCCGGCAGGACTGGTCGGCGATCCGCAAAAAATGCTGGAGAATCTGCAGGTCAAACGGATTAGCGGAAATAAAGAACTGGCGATAAGTATTAAGAACAATCAACCTTATTTCGTCACGGTCGCAGCCCTGCAACCGGGCGGTTCATCGCAAATCCAGCACCCCAAAAATGACATGATTTCGCCCTTTGCCAGCGAAACGTTTCACTTTCCGCGAGCCGCTGACGCGCAGCGCGTACGCATTACCTTGATCAACGATCAGGGAGCACGCATCAGTGCCGACTATCCGCTATAA
- a CDS encoding fimbrial protein → MTLNRAFLSALMASALFSTNALASDNTITFMGEVSDETCSISVNGSDASPVVLLPTVTATDLNANQVAGATTFDVGVSNCTGSPSGVQISTVFVGNNISSATGNLGSTGSATDVEIQILDTSGDEIDFRSAFTGTGDLSLDANKTSASATYKAQYYSGGSATTGTVLASLQYAVSYQ, encoded by the coding sequence ATGACCTTAAATCGTGCCTTCCTTTCGGCGCTGATGGCTTCTGCGCTCTTTTCCACGAATGCACTGGCCTCTGACAATACCATTACGTTTATGGGCGAAGTGAGTGACGAGACTTGCTCAATATCGGTAAATGGCTCTGATGCCTCTCCGGTGGTATTGCTGCCGACCGTGACTGCCACCGATCTGAATGCCAATCAGGTGGCTGGCGCGACGACATTTGATGTGGGTGTGAGCAACTGTACCGGCTCGCCTTCTGGCGTGCAGATCTCGACGGTCTTCGTTGGCAACAACATCAGTTCTGCCACCGGAAACCTGGGCAGCACGGGTTCTGCGACAGATGTGGAGATCCAAATTCTCGACACCAGCGGTGACGAAATTGATTTCCGCAGTGCCTTCACCGGCACTGGAGACCTCTCTCTCGACGCGAATAAGACCTCGGCGAGCGCGACCTATAAAGCCCAGTATTACAGCGGTGGTTCTGCCACTACCGGTACGGTGCTGGCCTCACTGCAATACGCCGTTTCTTATCAGTAA
- a CDS encoding amino acid permease gives MSKIWSKEETLWSFALYGTAVGAGTLFLPIQLGSAGAIVLFVTALVAWPLTYWPHKALCQFILSSKTSAGEGITGAVTHYYGKKIGSLITTLYFVAFFVVVLIYAVAITNSLTEQLARYLEINLSIRMAVSLGVVLILNLIFLMGRHATIRVMGFLVFPLIAYFLFLSLYLTGSWQPSLLTEQMTFDQHTLHQVWISIPVMVFAFSHTPIISTFAIDRREKYGEQAMGKCKKIMKVAYLIICLSVLFFVFSCLLSIPPSYIEAAKNEGVTILSALSMMPAAPAWLSISGIIVAVVAMSKSFLGTYFGVIEGATEVVKTGLQQVGVKKSRAFNRALSIMLVSAITFIVCCINPNAISMIYAISGPLIAMILFIMPTLSTYLIPALKPHRSPGNLITLIVGLLCVSVMFLA, from the coding sequence ATGTCGAAAATTTGGTCAAAAGAAGAAACGCTCTGGAGTTTTGCGTTATATGGAACTGCGGTGGGCGCAGGGACCCTGTTTCTCCCCATCCAGCTTGGCTCCGCGGGCGCGATTGTCTTGTTTGTCACAGCCCTGGTCGCCTGGCCGCTCACCTACTGGCCGCATAAAGCCTTATGTCAGTTCATTCTCTCGTCTAAAACCTCCGCGGGAGAAGGGATCACCGGCGCGGTTACGCACTATTACGGTAAGAAGATCGGCAGCCTCATCACCACGCTGTACTTTGTTGCTTTTTTTGTTGTGGTGCTGATTTATGCCGTCGCCATAACCAACTCCCTGACGGAGCAGTTAGCCCGGTATCTTGAGATTAACCTGAGCATCCGCATGGCGGTCAGCCTCGGCGTGGTGTTAATCCTGAACCTGATTTTCCTGATGGGCCGTCATGCCACCATTCGTGTGATGGGCTTTCTGGTGTTCCCTCTGATCGCCTACTTCTTATTTCTCTCGCTGTATCTGACCGGCAGTTGGCAACCTTCGTTGCTCACGGAACAAATGACGTTCGATCAGCACACCCTTCATCAGGTATGGATATCGATTCCGGTGATGGTTTTTGCTTTTAGCCATACGCCTATTATCTCCACGTTTGCCATCGACAGGCGTGAGAAATATGGCGAGCAGGCCATGGGTAAATGCAAAAAAATCATGAAGGTAGCCTATCTGATCATCTGCTTAAGCGTGCTGTTCTTCGTCTTTAGCTGCCTGTTATCGATTCCACCTTCGTACATTGAAGCCGCTAAAAATGAAGGCGTCACCATTCTCTCGGCCTTATCCATGATGCCTGCCGCCCCGGCGTGGCTCTCGATTTCGGGTATCATCGTCGCCGTTGTGGCGATGTCGAAATCCTTTCTCGGCACCTACTTTGGCGTCATCGAAGGGGCTACCGAGGTGGTCAAAACCGGCCTGCAACAGGTTGGGGTGAAGAAAAGTCGGGCCTTTAACCGTGCTCTGTCCATCATGCTGGTGTCAGCTATTACCTTTATTGTCTGCTGCATCAACCCGAATGCGATCTCAATGATTTACGCCATCAGCGGACCGCTCATCGCCATGATTTTGTTCATTATGCCGACCCTGTCGACATATCTGATCCCGGCGTTAAAACCGCATCGCTCACCTGGTAATCTGATCACCCTGATTGTCGGCCTGCTTTGCGTGTCCGTGATGTTCCTCGCCTAA
- a CDS encoding winged helix-turn-helix domain-containing protein, translated as MPEKYTHTTLYTINNLVDFHPGDRTLTNKNTQKTVILQNPASFILLYLLTHCGVVIPQTQLVEVGWGDKNTITSVNTLYQTVLILRNALTEVGLPRDLIKTIARRGMMMTAEIERTETESVDYVEECEIGEEEPTPPVLKATQSKMRASRETLMMGVILLSVLLVGVGLSFGLLYPTAESLFSTYTIIDTTSFSSCTLLLKGNSTLNTRYATFLTRHPDICQSHKYVYLSGMNSAKNIAAVACQFDVREYPQTKCTTWYSINDKN; from the coding sequence GTGCCTGAGAAGTACACACACACAACATTATACACAATTAATAACCTGGTTGATTTTCACCCGGGTGACAGAACGCTGACGAATAAAAATACGCAAAAAACAGTCATTCTTCAAAACCCTGCGAGTTTCATACTTTTATATCTCCTTACTCATTGTGGGGTTGTTATTCCGCAAACTCAGCTCGTAGAGGTGGGCTGGGGGGATAAAAACACTATCACTTCAGTCAATACGTTATATCAGACGGTGCTCATACTCAGAAATGCGTTAACCGAAGTCGGGTTGCCGCGCGATCTGATTAAAACCATTGCCCGTCGCGGTATGATGATGACAGCGGAAATTGAACGTACGGAGACGGAATCGGTTGATTATGTGGAGGAGTGCGAGATCGGTGAGGAGGAGCCTACACCGCCTGTGCTGAAGGCGACTCAGTCCAAAATGCGGGCTTCAAGAGAAACGCTAATGATGGGGGTCATTTTACTGTCGGTATTGCTGGTCGGTGTCGGCCTTTCTTTTGGCCTGTTATATCCGACGGCTGAATCGCTGTTTTCTACCTATACCATTATTGATACTACCTCCTTTTCATCCTGTACCCTGTTACTGAAAGGCAATAGTACACTAAATACTCGCTATGCAACTTTTCTGACGAGGCATCCGGATATCTGCCAGAGTCACAAATATGTGTATCTCTCGGGAATGAATAGCGCGAAAAATATTGCGGCAGTTGCCTGTCAGTTTGATGTAAGGGAATATCCTCAGACAAAATGTACGACATGGTACTCAATTAATGATAAAAATTAA
- a CDS encoding acetyl-CoA C-acetyltransferase, which translates to MKEVVIVGALRTPIGCFQGTLARHSAVELGSMVVKALIESSGVNAHAVDEVILGQVLTAGAGQNPARQSAIKGGLPNTVSAITINDVCGSGLKALHLATQAIQCGEADIVIAGGQENMSRAPHVLTDSRTGAQLGNSQLVDSLVHDGLWDAFNDYHMGVTAENLAREYGISRELQDAYALSSQQKARAAIDAGRFKAEIVPVATQRNGQTVMIDTDEQPRTDASAEGLARLDPAFELSGSVTAGNASSINDGAAAVMMMSETKAQELNLPVLARIRAFASVGVDPALMGIAPVYATRRCLERVGWQLADVDLIEANEAFAAQALSVGKMLEWDERRVNVNGGAIALGHPIGASGCRILVSLVHEMVKRNARKGLATLCIGGGQGVALAIERD; encoded by the coding sequence ATGAAAGAGGTGGTGATTGTCGGGGCGTTGCGTACGCCAATTGGTTGTTTTCAGGGGACGCTGGCGCGTCATTCTGCCGTTGAATTGGGCAGTATGGTGGTCAAAGCGTTAATTGAAAGCAGCGGCGTGAATGCACATGCCGTTGATGAAGTGATCCTCGGGCAGGTGCTGACGGCGGGGGCGGGGCAAAACCCGGCGCGTCAGTCTGCAATTAAGGGAGGATTACCGAACACCGTTTCTGCTATCACTATTAACGACGTTTGTGGTTCCGGGCTGAAAGCGCTGCATCTCGCCACGCAGGCGATCCAGTGTGGCGAAGCGGACATCGTGATTGCCGGCGGGCAAGAGAATATGAGTCGTGCGCCGCATGTTCTCACCGACAGTCGAACCGGCGCACAGTTGGGCAACAGCCAGCTCGTCGACAGCCTGGTGCACGACGGCCTGTGGGATGCCTTCAATGATTACCACATGGGGGTGACCGCCGAAAATCTGGCGCGTGAATACGGCATCAGCCGGGAACTGCAGGATGCGTATGCCCTCAGTTCGCAGCAAAAGGCGCGCGCGGCCATTGATGCCGGTCGCTTTAAAGCGGAAATTGTTCCGGTTGCCACCCAGCGTAATGGGCAAACCGTGATGATTGATACCGACGAGCAGCCGCGAACCGATGCCAGCGCAGAAGGTCTGGCGCGGCTTGATCCGGCCTTTGAACTGTCAGGGTCGGTGACCGCCGGCAATGCTTCTTCTATTAATGATGGTGCGGCGGCGGTGATGATGATGAGCGAGACCAAAGCGCAGGAGCTGAATTTGCCTGTGCTGGCGCGCATCCGCGCCTTTGCCAGCGTCGGTGTGGATCCTGCGCTGATGGGGATTGCTCCTGTATATGCCACTCGACGCTGCCTGGAGCGGGTCGGCTGGCAGTTGGCCGATGTGGATCTCATTGAAGCGAATGAGGCGTTTGCCGCCCAGGCGCTTTCCGTGGGCAAAATGCTGGAGTGGGACGAACGTCGGGTGAACGTCAACGGGGGGGCGATTGCCCTTGGGCATCCGATTGGTGCTTCCGGCTGTCGTATTCTGGTTTCTTTGGTTCACGAAATGGTTAAACGCAATGCCCGCAAAGGCCTGGCGACGCTGTGCATTGGCGGTGGGCAAGGCGTGGCATTAGCCATCGAACGTGATTAA